In the Staphylococcus sp. IVB6240 genome, one interval contains:
- a CDS encoding zinc ribbon domain-containing protein YjdM, translating to MTTALPNCPSCDSEYTYEDGALYVCPMCAHEWTAESVAEAEEAAIVRDANGNVLQDGDTVTVIRDLKVKGSSNTIKQGTKVKNIKLVDPEDGHDIDCKIPGFGQIGLKSEVVKKIN from the coding sequence ATGACGACAGCTTTACCAAACTGCCCAAGTTGTGACTCTGAATATACATACGAAGATGGTGCTTTATATGTATGTCCAATGTGTGCACACGAATGGACAGCTGAATCTGTTGCTGAAGCAGAAGAAGCTGCGATTGTACGCGATGCGAATGGTAACGTTCTGCAAGATGGCGATACCGTTACAGTTATTCGTGACTTGAAAGTTAAAGGAAGTTCAAACACAATTAAACAAGGAACAAAAGTGAAAAACATCAAACTTGTAGATCCAGAAGATGGTCATGACATCGATTGTAAAATTCCTGGTTTTGGCCAAATTGGTTTAAAATCAGAAGTTGTAAAGAAGATAAACTAA
- the dhaM gene encoding dihydroxyacetone kinase phosphoryl donor subunit DhaM — MTQIVLVSHSEKIAQGTKELLEQMAPGVSVIAIGGYDGGIGTSFDTIFATIESLEDDAVCFFDIGSSEMNLDMALEMYAGSQRVEKVTAPIVEGSFIAAVSISTGNDMDTVIQAVKTEF; from the coding sequence ATGACACAGATTGTACTAGTGAGTCATAGCGAAAAAATTGCACAAGGTACAAAAGAATTGCTTGAACAAATGGCACCGGGCGTATCAGTTATTGCGATAGGTGGATATGACGGTGGTATTGGGACATCTTTTGATACAATCTTTGCTACTATTGAAAGTTTAGAAGATGACGCGGTTTGTTTCTTTGATATTGGCTCATCTGAAATGAACTTAGATATGGCGCTTGAAATGTATGCAGGCAGTCAGCGAGTGGAAAAAGTAACAGCACCGATTGTAGAGGGAAGTTTTATCGCAGCAGTATCTATTTCAACAGGAAATGATATGGATACAGTCATTCAAGCAGTTAAAACAGAATTTTAA
- the dhaL gene encoding dihydroxyacetone kinase subunit DhaL, producing MNTETLKERLLALRETFKAEEETLTDLDRAIGDGDHGVNMLRGFEALPDKLDDSSMANLLKSTGMTLMSNVGGASGPLYGFSFVKMSQVAQDEMDREQLGELLNAFAEAVAQRGKVTRGEKTMFDVIDRAREAVQNGDKVTLETLQGYAEDTKALEATKGRAAYFKADSIGHMDPGAQSSVYILNALIGDE from the coding sequence ATGAATACAGAGACATTAAAAGAACGTTTATTGGCATTAAGAGAAACATTTAAAGCAGAAGAAGAAACATTGACGGACTTAGACCGTGCTATTGGTGATGGTGACCATGGTGTGAATATGTTACGTGGTTTCGAAGCTTTACCAGATAAGTTGGATGATAGTTCAATGGCGAACTTATTAAAATCAACAGGAATGACACTTATGTCAAATGTAGGTGGTGCTTCTGGCCCGTTATATGGTTTCAGCTTTGTGAAGATGTCTCAAGTAGCACAAGATGAGATGGATCGTGAACAGTTAGGTGAGTTACTGAATGCGTTTGCGGAGGCTGTGGCGCAACGTGGGAAAGTAACACGTGGCGAAAAGACGATGTTTGATGTGATAGACCGTGCGCGTGAAGCCGTTCAAAATGGTGACAAAGTAACGTTAGAAACATTACAAGGTTATGCAGAAGATACGAAAGCATTAGAAGCAACAAAGGGACGTGCAGCTTACTTTAAAGCAGACTCTATTGGCCATATGGATCCAGGTGCACAAAGTAGTGTCTATATCTTGAATGCCTTGATTGGAGATGAATAG
- the dhaK gene encoding dihydroxyacetone kinase subunit DhaK, whose protein sequence is MKKLIQDKTYFLKDMLEGMKLTNPDVDVIEDTVVVRAEKKQKGVALVSGGGSGHEPAHAGYVAQGMLDAAVCGEVFTSPTPDKVLAAIKAVDNGDGVLLIVKNYAGDVMNFEMAQEMVQMEDISVEMVVVADDIAIEDVDKRRGVAGTVLVHKYAGYLSEQGVPLSDLKEKVASLLTGIRSIGMALTPPLVPTTGKYGFDIEADEMEIGIGIHGERGITRTTVESAENIAQRLVTRLVAEVEATEVVVMLNGMGGTPLSELQIMTKYVSEQLTAQGKKVTHWLVGDYMTALDMQGFSITLAPHDDSLLTAIKADTESRYFN, encoded by the coding sequence ATGAAAAAGTTAATCCAAGATAAAACATATTTTTTGAAGGACATGCTTGAAGGTATGAAATTAACGAACCCAGATGTAGATGTGATTGAGGATACAGTTGTTGTTCGTGCCGAGAAAAAACAAAAAGGTGTGGCACTGGTATCTGGTGGTGGCAGTGGCCATGAACCTGCCCATGCTGGATATGTAGCACAAGGTATGTTAGATGCTGCAGTATGTGGTGAAGTATTCACATCACCAACACCTGACAAAGTATTAGCAGCGATTAAGGCAGTTGATAATGGTGACGGTGTCTTATTAATTGTTAAAAATTATGCTGGAGATGTCATGAACTTTGAAATGGCACAAGAGATGGTGCAGATGGAAGACATCTCTGTAGAAATGGTTGTTGTCGCAGATGATATTGCGATTGAAGATGTTGATAAACGCCGTGGTGTTGCGGGTACAGTACTCGTACATAAATATGCAGGATACTTATCTGAACAAGGTGTACCATTGTCTGATTTGAAAGAGAAAGTAGCGTCATTATTAACGGGTATTCGCTCAATTGGTATGGCATTAACACCGCCACTTGTACCAACAACAGGTAAATATGGTTTTGATATCGAAGCAGATGAGATGGAAATTGGTATTGGTATTCACGGTGAGCGTGGTATTACACGAACGACTGTTGAAAGTGCAGAAAATATTGCACAGCGTTTGGTTACACGTTTAGTAGCAGAAGTGGAAGCAACAGAAGTCGTTGTGATGTTGAATGGCATGGGTGGTACGCCACTCTCTGAATTACAAATCATGACGAAGTATGTATCTGAACAATTGACTGCACAAGGCAAGAAAGTAACACATTGGCTTGTTGGCGACTATATGACAGCATTAGATATGCAAGGATTTTCAATCACACTTGCACCACATGATGATAGTTTGTTAACAGCAATTAAAGCAGATACGGAAAGCCGTTACTTCAACTAA
- the yidC gene encoding membrane protein insertase YidC, with the protein MKIKHLGFIVLLSVILSGCNYADPDNRSGFFYNTFAKPMDLLLDWLGTHLNHNYGLAIILVVLTIRILMLPFMLSQTKQSQFMKRALVLLKPELAPIQEKVKHAKTQEDRIKANQEMMEVYKKYHINPMKNMLGCLPMIVQMPILFGLYAALKWPIYNHINTYPDFLWFQLSHPDIVITIIAAVLYFLQSLVSLGNMPPEQRQMGYMLMIMSPAFIIFITLTSASALGLYWSVSALFLVIQMYLSNQYYSNLADEKVDQLKVKISKNDATHKPVKTVKKKRK; encoded by the coding sequence ATGAAGATAAAACACTTAGGCTTTATTGTATTATTATCAGTCATTCTATCGGGATGCAATTATGCCGATCCAGATAATAGAAGTGGCTTTTTCTATAATACATTTGCAAAACCAATGGATTTATTACTCGATTGGCTTGGTACACATTTAAACCACAATTATGGTTTAGCAATTATACTCGTGGTTTTAACAATTAGAATTCTTATGCTTCCTTTTATGCTCTCACAAACAAAACAAAGTCAATTTATGAAAAGAGCGCTTGTTTTACTTAAACCAGAACTTGCACCTATTCAAGAAAAAGTAAAACATGCCAAAACGCAAGAAGATCGCATAAAAGCAAATCAAGAAATGATGGAAGTATATAAAAAATATCACATTAATCCTATGAAGAACATGTTAGGTTGTTTACCTATGATTGTTCAAATGCCAATTTTATTTGGATTGTATGCAGCACTTAAATGGCCTATTTACAACCATATTAATACGTATCCTGATTTTTTATGGTTTCAATTATCACATCCTGATATTGTCATAACAATCATTGCTGCTGTGTTGTATTTCTTACAATCTCTTGTGAGTTTAGGGAATATGCCTCCAGAACAAAGACAAATGGGTTATATGTTAATGATTATGTCTCCTGCATTTATTATATTTATCACATTGACTTCTGCCTCTGCACTCGGCTTATATTGGTCAGTCAGTGCACTTTTCTTAGTGATTCAGATGTATCTTTCAAATCAATATTATTCTAATTTAGCTGATGAAAAGGTAGATCAACTTAAAGTTAAAATCTCTAAAAATGATGCAACCCATAAACCTGTAAAAACTGTTAAGAAAAAAAGAAAATAG
- the deoB gene encoding phosphopentomutase codes for MTAPFQRVHLIVMDSVGIGEAPDAKAFNDEGSHTLKHTLEGFDQKLPNLERLGLGNIDDLPVVGRVDAPSAYYTKMSEASVGKDTMTGHWEIMGLNINEPFKVYPNGFPDELVEEIERLTGRKVVANRPASGTQIIDEWGAHQMETGDLIVYTSADPVLQIAAHEDIIPLEELYDICEKVRELTKDPKYLIGRIIARPYVGEPGNFTRTSNRHDYALKPFGRTVMNTLKDTDHDVIAIGKINDIYDGEGVTEAIRTKSNMDGMDQLMNVVKKDFKGLSFLNLVDFDALYGHRRDKPGYAQALKDFDERLPELLDNMREDDLLIITADHGNDPTADGTDHTREYIPVLFYSPKFKGAAALEGDTTFSSIGATIADNFGVELPEFGRSYLNELK; via the coding sequence ATGACAGCACCATTTCAACGTGTCCATTTAATCGTTATGGACTCTGTCGGTATCGGGGAAGCGCCTGATGCGAAAGCGTTCAACGATGAAGGATCACATACGTTAAAACATACATTAGAAGGCTTTGATCAAAAGTTACCAAACTTAGAACGTCTCGGTCTTGGAAACATTGATGACTTACCAGTCGTTGGGCGTGTCGATGCCCCATCTGCATACTACACAAAAATGAGTGAAGCATCCGTTGGGAAAGATACGATGACAGGTCATTGGGAAATCATGGGCTTAAACATTAATGAACCATTCAAAGTGTATCCAAACGGCTTCCCAGATGAACTTGTTGAGGAAATTGAACGCCTGACAGGACGTAAAGTTGTTGCGAACCGCCCGGCATCAGGAACACAAATCATTGACGAGTGGGGTGCGCATCAGATGGAAACGGGCGACTTGATTGTCTATACATCTGCAGACCCTGTGTTACAAATCGCAGCCCATGAAGACATTATTCCACTTGAAGAACTGTATGATATTTGTGAGAAAGTTCGTGAATTAACGAAAGATCCGAAGTACTTAATCGGACGTATCATTGCCCGTCCATATGTGGGTGAACCAGGTAATTTCACACGTACAAGTAATCGTCATGACTATGCATTGAAACCATTCGGTCGTACCGTGATGAACACATTGAAAGATACCGATCATGATGTCATTGCGATTGGTAAAATCAATGATATTTATGATGGAGAAGGTGTGACAGAAGCCATCCGTACGAAGAGCAACATGGACGGTATGGATCAATTAATGAACGTCGTGAAGAAAGACTTCAAAGGCTTAAGCTTCTTAAACCTTGTAGACTTCGATGCATTATATGGTCATCGTCGTGATAAACCAGGTTACGCACAAGCGTTGAAAGACTTTGACGAACGTTTGCCTGAACTATTAGACAATATGCGTGAAGATGACTTATTAATTATCACTGCTGACCACGGTAATGACCCAACAGCAGATGGGACAGACCATACACGTGAATATATTCCGGTATTGTTCTACAGCCCGAAATTCAAAGGTGCTGCAGCCCTTGAAGGCGACACAACATTTAGCTCAATCGGGGCAACAATCGCTGATAACTTCGGTGTTGAATTACCAGAATTTGGACGTAGCTATTTGAATGAATTGAAATAA
- the deoC gene encoding deoxyribose-phosphate aldolase produces MNYEKYIDHTLLKPESTRQQIDKIIEEAKEYNFKSVCVNPTHVTYSAEKLADSDVLVCTVIGFPLGASTSEVKACETKDAISKGADEIDMVINIGALKDGRYDDVQADIAAVMEASGDKTVKVIIETVLLTDEEKVKACELSKAAGADFVKTSTGFAGGGATSEDVKLMKDTVGDALEVKASGGVRNLADFQAMLEAGATRVGASAGVQIMQGLEADTDY; encoded by the coding sequence ATGAACTACGAAAAATATATTGATCACACATTATTAAAACCAGAATCAACACGTCAACAAATTGACAAGATTATTGAAGAAGCGAAAGAATACAACTTCAAATCAGTTTGTGTCAACCCAACACACGTGACATATTCAGCAGAAAAACTAGCAGATTCAGATGTACTTGTTTGTACAGTGATTGGTTTCCCACTCGGTGCCTCAACGTCTGAAGTAAAAGCATGTGAAACGAAAGACGCCATTTCTAAAGGCGCAGACGAAATCGACATGGTTATTAATATCGGCGCATTGAAAGATGGTCGTTATGATGATGTTCAAGCAGACATCGCGGCAGTTATGGAAGCGTCTGGCGACAAAACAGTCAAAGTGATTATTGAAACAGTGTTATTGACAGACGAAGAAAAAGTGAAAGCTTGTGAATTATCAAAAGCAGCGGGCGCAGACTTCGTGAAGACATCAACAGGTTTCGCAGGCGGTGGCGCAACATCGGAAGATGTGAAGTTAATGAAAGATACAGTAGGTGACGCACTTGAAGTGAAAGCATCAGGTGGTGTACGTAACTTAGCGGACTTCCAAGCGATGTTAGAAGCAGGCGCAACACGTGTCGGCGCAAGTGCAGGCGTACAAATTATGCAAGGATTAGAAGCAGACACAGATTATTAA
- a CDS encoding ATP phosphoribosyltransferase regulatory subunit: MENALITSKLNEVDFLRLAEQRGFQLIDTSFIETLNWETLTSDDSKQMQERSVWQDHEKLFALRNDFTDQLVRYYQQYDRRHQSVAYSGPIVRHQKVSTQLGVECYQPTIQAMHQAFTTFYDYIRDTLIDDIDYVVIGHYELVHLLLGDQQTQDVMTWITQRNISALKSELGVDHPLVQLLLTPTHEQLQQLNTRFDSSHQIVATLNHWDRFFRSLGINKIHLDITPQPPRSYYKGIFINAVLKERQTTLNGGYYKGVLEGFGLGLTL; the protein is encoded by the coding sequence ATGGAAAATGCTTTGATTACGTCGAAGTTAAATGAAGTTGACTTTTTACGTTTAGCGGAGCAACGTGGTTTTCAGCTCATTGATACATCGTTTATCGAAACGTTGAATTGGGAGACGTTAACTTCCGATGATTCAAAACAAATGCAAGAACGGAGTGTGTGGCAAGATCATGAGAAGCTGTTTGCACTACGCAATGACTTTACAGATCAACTTGTACGCTACTATCAGCAGTATGATCGTCGACATCAGTCGGTCGCTTACTCTGGACCCATTGTTCGACATCAAAAAGTTTCCACACAACTCGGGGTCGAATGTTATCAACCGACAATTCAAGCGATGCATCAAGCTTTCACGACATTCTACGACTATATTCGTGACACATTAATTGATGACATCGATTATGTGGTGATCGGTCATTATGAACTGGTTCATTTATTATTAGGCGATCAACAAACACAAGACGTCATGACTTGGATTACACAACGAAATATTTCTGCTTTGAAATCAGAACTCGGTGTTGATCATCCACTCGTACAGTTGTTGTTAACGCCTACACACGAACAACTACAGCAACTCAATACACGTTTTGATTCGAGTCATCAAATTGTGGCAACACTCAATCATTGGGATCGTTTCTTCCGTTCTCTCGGAATTAATAAAATCCATTTAGACATAACGCCTCAACCACCACGCTCATACTACAAAGGGATTTTTATCAATGCGGTGCTAAAAGAACGTCAAACAACATTAAATGGTGGTTACTACAAAGGCGTGCTTGAAGGGTTTGGACTTGGTCTGACTTTATAA
- the hisG gene encoding ATP phosphoribosyltransferase, giving the protein MLTIALAKGRLLKSFIAYLKQQGEDELVQLIESRDRQLQIQTEQYHFLFVKGNDVPIYVEQGIADIGITGSDILAEQSYDVNQLIRLPFGACHFSVAAFEDTTEYRKIATSFPKTAQRYFQETGRDVSLIELSGSIELACVIGMVDGIVDIVQTGNTLRSNGLVEKEFITDVQAQLITNRQSFFTASAEIDAFIKMLGVSLIDL; this is encoded by the coding sequence ATGCTTACGATTGCATTAGCCAAGGGACGATTATTAAAAAGTTTTATCGCTTATTTGAAGCAACAAGGTGAAGATGAATTAGTTCAATTGATCGAGTCACGCGATCGGCAACTTCAAATTCAAACAGAACAGTATCACTTCCTATTTGTGAAAGGCAACGATGTACCGATTTATGTAGAGCAAGGGATTGCAGACATTGGCATTACGGGTAGCGATATTTTAGCCGAACAATCTTATGACGTGAACCAGTTGATTCGCCTGCCATTTGGTGCTTGCCATTTCTCAGTAGCTGCCTTTGAAGACACGACAGAATACCGTAAAATTGCGACGTCTTTTCCTAAAACAGCACAGCGGTACTTTCAAGAAACGGGTCGAGATGTATCATTAATAGAACTATCTGGATCGATTGAACTTGCTTGTGTTATCGGCATGGTGGATGGAATTGTTGATATCGTTCAAACAGGAAATACATTACGCTCAAATGGCCTTGTAGAGAAGGAATTTATTACAGATGTTCAAGCACAACTCATTACAAACCGACAAAGCTTTTTTACAGCGTCAGCAGAGATTGATGCCTTTATTAAGATGTTAGGAGTGTCGCTCATTGATTTATAA
- the hisD gene encoding histidinol dehydrogenase, with product MIYNTQQFFDQYQATTKLDTRLHEQIATICETVKQQGDRALYQYNEQFDRVTVETLEVPQAQLQQAYDTLDDDLRQALELSYTRIRDYQASIRYQNQQSNKEMYEVYHPIERVGVYVPGGKASYPSTVLMTATLAKVAGVKDIVVVTPPQENGVAQSVLAACHIVGVDHVYQVGGAQSIAALAYGTESISKVDKIVGPGNQYVAYAKKYVYGEVGIDQIAGPSEIALIIDKTCDVEAVAYDVLAQAEHDEMARTYVISTDQSLLEQLENRLEALTTTSERQEIVAASLRDYHYAIHAEDFHECCQLMNEIAPEHASIQTEQPEQFVPHIHYVGSLFLGGYAPEAIGDYIAGPSHVLPTNRTARFQHGLSVNDFLTKHTVIQLSQETYQQTYRAAATIAQDEQLYNHQQSLTVRMRGEQND from the coding sequence TTGATTTATAATACACAACAATTTTTTGACCAATATCAAGCAACAACCAAATTAGATACTCGATTGCATGAGCAAATTGCGACCATTTGTGAAACTGTTAAGCAACAAGGTGACCGTGCGTTATATCAATATAATGAACAGTTTGATCGTGTCACAGTAGAAACACTTGAAGTCCCACAAGCTCAATTACAACAAGCGTATGACACATTAGATGATGATTTACGCCAAGCTTTAGAACTCAGTTACACACGAATTCGTGACTACCAAGCAAGTATTCGCTATCAAAATCAGCAGAGCAATAAAGAAATGTATGAAGTGTATCATCCGATCGAACGTGTGGGTGTCTATGTTCCTGGTGGCAAAGCAAGCTACCCTTCTACTGTATTAATGACTGCAACACTCGCAAAAGTGGCAGGCGTGAAAGACATTGTTGTCGTGACACCTCCACAAGAAAATGGCGTTGCACAAAGTGTATTAGCTGCCTGTCATATTGTGGGTGTCGATCACGTCTATCAAGTGGGCGGTGCACAAAGTATTGCTGCATTAGCTTATGGTACAGAAAGCATTTCAAAAGTAGATAAAATTGTCGGTCCTGGTAACCAGTACGTTGCCTATGCGAAAAAGTATGTATATGGCGAAGTCGGTATCGATCAGATTGCCGGACCAAGTGAAATTGCGCTTATTATCGACAAGACATGTGATGTAGAAGCCGTTGCCTACGATGTACTGGCACAAGCCGAGCATGATGAAATGGCGCGTACTTATGTGATTTCAACGGATCAATCATTACTGGAACAATTGGAAAACCGCTTGGAAGCACTCACTACAACATCCGAACGCCAAGAAATTGTTGCAGCGAGTTTACGCGATTATCACTATGCAATTCATGCAGAAGACTTTCATGAATGCTGCCAATTAATGAATGAAATTGCACCAGAACATGCATCCATACAAACGGAGCAACCAGAACAATTTGTGCCACATATTCACTATGTAGGCAGTCTGTTTTTAGGGGGATATGCACCAGAAGCGATTGGTGACTATATTGCAGGTCCGAGTCACGTCCTGCCAACCAATCGTACTGCCCGTTTCCAACATGGTTTATCGGTCAATGATTTTCTAACAAAACATACTGTTATTCAATTATCACAGGAGACGTACCAACAAACATATCGTGCAGCCGCTACGATTGCACAGGATGAACAATTATACAATCACCAACAATCTTTAACTGTCAGAATGCGAGGGGAACAAAATGATTAG
- a CDS encoding histidinol-phosphate transaminase yields the protein MIRMDKNESAGTPLSPETYFEILNAQDYNFYHDDDYDRFRTAYANYFGGFTKDQFCAANGSDELIQKLMFIMPEGPCLTLNPDFFMYQAFAEQVGRPIEFVDATTDLQFPIEAVLTRIDEVKPSFFILSNPHNPTGQRFDETYLLQIADKMKALGGYLVIDEAYIDFSTPLDITLEDHIVVMHTLSKAFGLAGLRVGVLIGTEPTIDRVRRIEHPYPLNILSLRIATYLFEHPDSTKVFVAQQRALSDRLKNIFSRYVSDKIKLYPSETNFILTAGSYAVSLGEYVYDRGFKPRFYDPITEQPMSDCVRYSIATEEDLDRFESIVKEWSEQHDLSN from the coding sequence ATGATTAGAATGGATAAAAATGAAAGTGCTGGAACACCTTTATCACCGGAAACCTATTTTGAAATACTGAATGCGCAAGATTATAACTTCTACCACGATGATGATTATGACCGCTTCCGTACAGCATATGCGAACTATTTTGGTGGTTTTACAAAGGATCAATTTTGTGCCGCAAACGGTTCAGATGAACTCATTCAAAAGCTGATGTTTATTATGCCGGAAGGACCTTGTCTGACATTAAATCCTGACTTCTTTATGTATCAAGCATTTGCTGAACAGGTGGGTCGTCCTATTGAATTTGTAGATGCAACAACAGACTTACAATTTCCAATTGAAGCTGTATTAACACGTATCGATGAAGTCAAACCTAGTTTCTTTATTTTAAGTAATCCACACAATCCAACTGGTCAACGCTTTGATGAAACTTATCTCTTACAAATTGCAGATAAAATGAAAGCACTGGGTGGCTATCTTGTGATTGATGAAGCATATATCGACTTTTCAACACCACTTGATATTACATTGGAAGATCATATTGTCGTAATGCACACTTTATCAAAAGCATTTGGACTTGCCGGTTTACGTGTCGGTGTCTTAATCGGAACAGAGCCAACCATCGACCGTGTACGTCGTATTGAACACCCATATCCACTTAATATTTTATCTCTGCGCATTGCGACATATTTATTTGAACATCCAGACTCAACAAAAGTATTCGTTGCACAACAGCGTGCCTTAAGTGACCGTCTGAAAAACATATTTTCACGCTACGTAAGTGACAAAATCAAATTATATCCGAGTGAAACCAACTTTATTTTAACAGCAGGCTCTTATGCCGTGTCACTGGGTGAATATGTCTATGATCGCGGATTTAAACCAAGATTCTATGACCCTATCACTGAACAGCCTATGAGTGATTGTGTCCGCTACTCTATTGCGACAGAAGAAGATCTAGACCGTTTCGAAAGTATTGTGAAAGAATGGAGTGAACAACATGACCTTTCAAATTAA
- the hisB gene encoding imidazoleglycerol-phosphate dehydratase HisB yields MTFQIKRETKETKIDIRLSQSNQESNIQTGVGFLDHMLTLFSFHSGLTLNIDVQGDTWVDDHHTTEDIGIVLGQLLLQLTQENPYYERYGQQYLPMDETLARAVVDISGRPYLHFNATFSKEKVGQFDTELVEEFFRAFVINARLTVHIDLLHQGNTHHEIEAIFKAFARALKQALAPADSQRIPSSKGVIES; encoded by the coding sequence ATGACCTTTCAAATTAAACGTGAAACAAAAGAGACGAAAATTGATATTCGTCTCTCACAATCCAATCAAGAAAGTAACATTCAAACAGGCGTCGGATTTTTAGATCATATGCTCACACTGTTTAGCTTTCACAGCGGGCTTACTTTAAATATTGATGTTCAAGGCGACACATGGGTAGACGACCACCATACAACAGAAGATATCGGTATCGTTTTAGGGCAATTGCTCTTACAACTCACACAAGAAAATCCTTACTATGAACGTTATGGTCAACAATATTTACCGATGGATGAAACATTAGCACGTGCCGTTGTAGACATTAGTGGTCGTCCATACCTTCACTTTAATGCGACATTCAGTAAGGAGAAAGTCGGTCAGTTTGATACAGAACTAGTAGAAGAATTTTTCCGAGCATTTGTCATCAATGCACGTTTAACGGTGCACATTGATTTATTACACCAAGGCAATACACACCACGAGATTGAAGCGATTTTCAAAGCCTTTGCACGTGCGTTAAAACAAGCACTTGCACCTGCTGACTCGCAACGTATCCCCTCATCCAAAGGTGTGATTGAATCATGA
- the hisH gene encoding imidazole glycerol phosphate synthase subunit HisH, producing the protein MIVIVDYGLGNIHNVKRAVEHLGYEVVLSRNPATIHAADQLILPGVGHFKDAMTAIRQYNLDQILQQYDKPIIGICLGMQLMYEASEEGHVSGLGLLKGRITEIETPYTVPHLGWNNLISSKADLTQDVYFVHSYQAPMNEDVIAYAEYGTDIPGIVQHESYIGIQFHPEKSGESGLNILAQALKGGWQHA; encoded by the coding sequence ATGATTGTCATTGTAGACTATGGACTAGGAAATATTCATAATGTTAAACGTGCTGTGGAACACTTAGGTTACGAAGTTGTTTTATCACGCAATCCAGCAACCATCCATGCCGCAGATCAACTCATTTTACCCGGTGTCGGACACTTTAAAGATGCGATGACAGCAATACGTCAGTATAACCTTGATCAGATACTGCAACAATACGACAAACCCATCATCGGCATTTGTCTTGGCATGCAGTTAATGTATGAAGCGAGTGAAGAAGGTCATGTTTCTGGACTAGGGCTTCTCAAAGGACGTATTACAGAAATAGAAACACCCTACACCGTCCCACATCTCGGTTGGAATAATTTAATCTCATCGAAAGCTGACTTAACACAAGATGTTTACTTCGTTCATAGCTATCAAGCACCCATGAATGAAGATGTAATCGCTTATGCAGAATATGGCACAGATATTCCAGGTATTGTGCAACACGAATCGTATATCGGCATTCAATTTCATCCAGAAAAAAGTGGTGAAAGTGGTTTGAATATACTTGCACAAGCACTCAAAGGAGGATGGCAACATGCTTAA